DNA sequence from the Gordonia polyisoprenivorans genome:
GTCGATGTCGGCGACGATCGCCTCGCGCGTCCAATATCGGTAGGCGTCAACGACATTGCGGGTGTCGCCTGCTGCCAGCAGCTGCGCGTCGTAGCGCGGGTCGTCCGGCGGCGGACCGTCGTGCTCGGCCGCCCAGGGCCCCACCCCGACCGCCGGCGCCGACCCAAACTGCCACTCCGTCGGACCGGGCTCGTCGGCGGTCGGTTGCGGTTCGTCGTCGGCCACGCCTCAGGCGAGGCCGAGATCGGCCAGCGTCAACAGCGACCGGTAGGGCACGCCGAGCGCCTCGATGACCTTGTCGGCGCCGGTATCTCGATCGACGACGGTCGCCACACCGATCACCGTCGCGCCGGCTTCACGTGCCGCCTCGACCGCGGTCGACGGTGACGCCCCGGTGGTCGAGGTGTCCTCGACGACCAGCACGCGTCGCCCGGAGATGTCGGGTCCTTCGATCCGACGTTGCATCCCATGGGTTTTGGCGGCCTTGCGCACCACGAAGGCATCAATGGCACGGCCACCCGCATGCATGATCGATGTCGCCACCGGGTCGGCGCCCAGGGTGAGTCCGCCGACGGCGTCGTATTCCCAGTCGGCGGTGAGTTGCCGCATGAGCGTGCCGATCAGCGGCGAGGCCTGATGGTGCAGCGTTGCCCGGCGCAGGTCGACGTAGTAGTCGGCCTCCTTGCCCGACGAGAGCGTCACCTTGCCGTGCACCACCGAGAGTTCTTTGACCAGTTCGGCGAGCACCTCGCGATCGGCGGTATCGACGGACGGAATCGGTGCGGACACTACAGAACTCGCTCTCTTCTCGCGGATCGGACACCGACCCCCAACGGGTCGGTCGTGTGATCAGTTGCGGCGGTGGCGGTTTCGCCGTGACGGCATCTCGCTCGGGCCGGTCCGCGCCTGTCGCGTCGGCGGCGCGACGTCGTCGTCGAGATCGACGTCCTCGTCGGTCTCCGGTGGACGGGTCGCCTTGCCGCGCACCGGCATCGGCGCCATCGGACGGCCGGCGGCAGGTCGGGGTTCGGCCGGGGCCGGACGGCCTTCCGCGGGCGGAGCGGGGCGCCGCGGACGTGGTGCCACCTCGGCGGGCTTGCGCAGCGCGGTCGGCACAGCGGCGTCGGAGCCCGCCCCGTCACGCTCCGCCCCGTCACGAGCTGCGGCCTCCATGCGTGCGCGCCGGTTCTTGTCGCGCATGTTCTCGGTCTTCTCGTCGGCCAGCTCGGCACGGGTCGGGCCGTGTGGATCGCGCGGGTCGGGAGCGTCCTGCGGCTCACGCAGCGGCGGCAGCACCCGCAGCAGGTCGGCGAAGCGCCGCACGACCTCCAGGCCGGTGTCGAGTTCGGTGGCGTCGTCGGTCAGCGGTAGCGACCCCAGAGCCCAGTTGCCCTCGTTCCACAGCACCTCGACGTAGGCCGGGGCCTTGTTGGCCAGCGCGACCATGCGCCGGTCACACACGCGGCGGGCGGCGTCGAGGTTGTTGGAGAACATCACGCGCGGGCCCATCGCGCCGAGCAGTTCCACGTCCTCCTCGGCGGGGGCGAGGACGTCCTCGTGCCGCAGGTCGACGACCACGGCGGACGGTGTCGACCGGCGGACCGCGATCACCGTGGCGGTCTCGGAGAGGTCGAAGACGACGGCCTCTGCACCGCCGTAGTGCCCGTAGGCGACGTTCTCCACGGAGACGGTGTCGGGGGCGTTCATGGTGGCGCGGCGGAACACCGTACGGAGCTTGGTGTCGGTCTCGCGGAACTTGAAGTCGTGCTCGTCGCCCCAGATCGCTCGCTGGTGCCTCGTGACCGAGGAACGGCGGCGATCGAGCCACAGCAGGGCCACCGCCCCGGCCAAGGCAATGGCGGCGATCACGAAGTAGACGATGGTCATCGCGCTACAGACTACTTCAGGGCGTGGCCGGGTCGCGCCGCACGACGTACCCCCGGGCCTTGTCGACGACGTTGCCGAGGTGGGTTTCCAGGTCGTCATCACCGGCGTCGACGTATCGGCGCAGGTTATCGAGGATCTGCGTGCTCAGCACGTCACGCCATCCGACGACGTCGCCGCTCAGGTGCGCCGAGATCGCGACGTTGTCCATCCCCCACAGCGGACTGTCGGCGGGCAGGGGTTCGGTGACGAACACATCGAGCGATGCCGCACCGATCTCCCCGGTCTGCAGCGCCTCGATCAATGCCGGCTCGTCGACGAGGTCACCGCGCCCCACGTTGATCAGATGGGCGTCATCGCGCATCGCCGCGAGCACCTCGGCGTCGATCATGGTGCGCGTTGCCGCGGTCAGCGGCGCGATCGCGACCACCGTGTCGAACTCGCCGACGTACTCGGCCAGCCGCGCGGTCTCGAGGACCACACCGAAGTCGGGGTCGTGATCGCGAGCGCGTCGTCCGGCGCCGGTGACCTCGATTCCGACCGCACGCAGCAACCGGGCGATCTCCCGGCCGATGCCACCCGTACCGATCACCAGAGCCGACGTCCCGGTGGTCGAGCGCGTCTCCCGCCAGCGCCACTCCCGGCGCGACTGCAGGCGCATCGATTCGTGCAGCAGTTTGTCGCGGGCCAGGATCGAGGCGAGGACGAATTCCGCGATGGGGCGATCGAAGACGCCGTGGGCGTTGGTCACCACCACATCGGAGTCGGTCAACTCGTCGAACAGCAGCGAATCCACCCCGGCCGCGCACACGTGCACCCACCGCAGCGCGTCGGCGTGGGCCCAGTTGTCCCGTAGTGCGCGCGAGAAGAAGTCCCACACCACCAGCACATCGGCGCCCGGCAGCGCCGAGCCGAGTTCGTCTGCGGTGGTGTGCCGGATGTCGGCAATGGCCTCGAGCGCGGCGAGATCGGTGGGCGGCGCGACGTCGGGCGAGCCCAGTAGGGCGATCACGGGACGGACGTCGGGGTCTCCGGTAGCCATGGGTCCAACGTAGCGGCGGGCGCGGATCACGACGGGGAGGCCATAATTTCGGCAACTCGGCTCCCTTCACCCGGTGCACCGCATTCACGGCCCACGGAATTCTGCGAGTGCATGACTCGCCGAGATCGATAATCGGCCGAGCGGGATATGTCCTCCGAATGACACGCGAATTATCGATCGCCACGGCCCACCAGCCACTTCCGATCCAAGCCACTCCGTCGCGTGTGTCACGGATCACAATTCAGGGTTGGGGATTTCGGTGGCGTATATTGCCCTAGGTGATCGCGACGCTGGACGAAAAATATGCCACCCATGTGAGAAATCTCGGGCAATTCGCCCGTTTCGGCATCGTGGGCGCATCCGGTGTCGTCGTCAATATGATCGTCGCCGTCCTGATGAACAAGGCGCATGGCGGTACCGCCAACGCGTTCAACGTGATCTGGCATATTCCGGGTTCGGCCTACAACGTGCGTTTCACCGTGCTGGTGTGGATCGTCGGATTCCTCGTGGCCAACTTCGTCAACTTCCAGCTCAATCGGTCGTGGACCTTCAAGAGCTCCCGGCATGCGACGTGGTGGTCGGAATTCTGGCCGTTCCTCGCGGTGGGTAGCGTCGCCGCGATCGTCGGACTGTTCCTGAAGGTGGGCTTCACCAACCCCACCTCACCGCTCTACCTCTCGTCGTCGTTCTTCCACGAGGCCGCGGGCCTGCACTCCCGCGAGTACTGGGCGCAGATCATCACGATCGTCATCACCATGCCGATCAACTTCATCGTCAACAAGCTCTGGACATTCCGGGCGGTGCGCTCGCCCGCGCAGCCCGCTCCCGTCGACGCCGGCACGCCTGTCTGAGCATCACGCTCCGGGTTCCACCATCCGGGCACCCCGTGCCTCACGTGACCCGATCACGTGAAGCACGACAGGATCAGCACCATCGCCAATCCGACGACGCTGACGATGGTTTGGGTCGAGGTGTGAATTCTCGTGGCCTGCCCCAGGGTCATGCCGAAGGACTCCTTGACGAGCCAGAAGCCGGCGTGGTTCACGTAGTTCAGTCCGATCGAGCCCGCACCGATCGCCACGACCACCAGGGATGCCTGCCAGCTCCCCGATGAGGCAACAAGCGGCGCAACGATCCCCGTCGACGACACGATGCCCACGGTGGCCGAGCCGGTCGACGCGGAGAGCAGCAGGGCCAGCAGCCAGGCCAGCACGATCACCCCGATGTGCAGATGGGATGCCGCGGCAGCCACCGCGTCGCCGATGCCCGATCCCTTGAGTACGCCGTTGAACGCCCCACCGCCGCCGATGATCAGCAGGATGCCGACGATCGCCTTCAGACTCTCCGCACCGGAGCGCCGCAGTTCCTCGCCCTTGCGACCACGGGCGAAACCCAGGAAGAACAGCGCGTACAAGAATCCGATGAGCATCGCGATCACCGGCGTACCGACGAGGGTCGCGGCCTGCACGAACACATTTCCGCCGGGCCAGATGATCTCGGCGAGAGTGCGCACCAGCATGAGCACGACGGGCAACGCGATGGCACTCAACGCGATACCGATCGGCACCTCGGTTCGAACGCGCTCGGTGGTCGCGGCGCCGCCTGCCGGCACACCGGCACCGGCCAGGCTCCGCGCGGGCGCCGGCCCCGACGCCCCGGTGAACTGCTCGATCAGCATCGGATCGGGGTCGACGGTCACGCGGCTCTGCATGAAACGCGCGAACAGGGGGCCCGCGATCAGCACTGTCGGTACCGCACAGGCGAATCCGATCAGGATCGTCTTGCCGAGGTCGGCGTGCAGGCCGTCGATGGCCACCAACGGGCCGGGGTGCGGGGGCACCATGCCGTGCAGGGTCGCCAGCGCCGCGATGGTCGGGATCACCAGGATCACATACGGCGAGCGCACATCGGGCCGCTCCGCGCGGACGCGTTCGGCAACGCTGAACACCAACGGCAGCAAGATGATCAGACCGACCTCGAAGAACATGGGAATGCCGATGACGAAGGCCGCCGCGGTCATCATCAGCGGCAGGGTCCGCGTGGTGGATCGATTGACGATCGCCTCGGCGATGCGATTGGTCGCCCCCGAATCGGCCATGAGTCGCCCCAACATCGTTCCCAGTGCAAGGGTCAGGCCCACGTCACCGAGGATGCTGCCGGCGCCGTCCTCCATGCTCGCCGCGAGGTCGTGGGGCGATTCACCGGCCAGCAGCCCGGCTGCGACGGACACCACCAGAAGCGCCACGAACGGGTGGAGTTTGATCCTCGAATTGATGAGCAGGATGAGACAGGCGATGGCTCCCACCAGAACGAGTAGGAGATACCAACCATGTGCAGTCACGAGAATTACACCCCTTCGTCACGAGCGTTCCGGACCGCGGTGGACCGTTCCGGAATCGATTCCGGACGAGTATGAGCAGGCTCACACCGGAATGTCAACCGCGTGGCGGGAGCTACCGACCGGCCGCCGCGGACGTCTCCACGTGCTCGAGCAGCAGGGCGACGGCCTCGGCCGTGCGCGTCGGGATGTCGCCATCGGCGGTGCTCATCGTCACCGTCGGGACGCCGAGACCGCCGATATCGGTTCCGACGACGAGAATGCCGTCGACCGACAGTGACCGGAGTGCAGAAGTCGACGGTCCGGTCGCCTCGGCGGCGACCACGAGCAGCTGATACCCACGCGCGGCGGCTGCGCTCGCCGCCGATCGCAGCAGGTCACCGGCAGCGTCGTCGTCGAGCGGCACGGAGATCGCCAAGACGCCGAAACGTCCGGTCCGCAGCGCCTGCGCCCCCCGATGGGGCTGGTACCCCATCGTCTCGGCGATCTCGGCGATGCGCGCACGAGTGGCCTCGCCGACCTCGTCACGGCCGGACAGCGCGCGGGAGGCGGTGGCCTTGCCGACACCGGCGGCGCGCGCCACATCGGCGAGCGACACCCGCTTCATCCGCCGGCCTCCTGAGGGACTCATGGTCGGAACACGACGTTCGGACATGAACTTGTTCACAGCATGGCACAAGCCTCCTACGCCCCTAGGCTGGTCCCATGACACAGCCGGCGCGCATTGCCGTTCAGGTCAAGCCCCAGCACGCCTCGTTCGCCGATCTGCGTCGCGCCGCGGCGCTGGTCGAGGAACTCGGCGCCGACATGCTGCTCACGTGGGATCACTTCTTTCCGTTGTCCGGTGATCCCGACGGCCGCCATTTCGAGGCGTGGACCACCCTGTCGGCCTGGGCCGAATCGACCGACCGCGTCGAGTTGGGCGTTCTGGTCTCGTCCGTGGGTTACCGGAACCCGAACCTGTTGGCCGACATGGCACGCACCGTCGACCACATCAGTGCGCGTGACGGTACGGGCCGGTTGATCCTCGGCATCGGCGCCGGCTGGTTCGAGCGCGACTACACCTCCTACGGATTCGAATTCGGCACGGTGGCACAACGTTTGCGGGCCCTCGACGACGATCTACCGGCGATCCGGGAGCGCTGGGACCGGCTGAATCCGGTTCCCACGCGCAGAATCCCGATCCTCATCGGCGGTGGCGGCGAGAAGGTGACCCTGCGGATCGCCGCGCAGCACGCCGACATCTGGCACGGCTTCGGTGACGCCGAGACCATCGCCCACAAGCACCGGGTGCTCGACGACTGGTGCGTTCGGGTCGGGCGCGATCCCGGCGAGATCGTGCGCTCGGCCGGGGTGAGCCCGAAGCCGGGACGCTTTCCCGAGGATCTCGACGACTATCCGGCGTCGGCGGAGAAGTTGTACGCCGTCGGTACGCGGATCTTCACCGTCGGACTCGAGGCCCCGACCTGGGATCCCGGACCCATCCGCGATCTGGTCGCCTGGCGCGACGCGCGCAACGCCTGACGTCACCACCGGCGCCGCTGTCCAATTGTTGACAATCCGACGATTGGCCGTCACCGTGGTCCCATGACCGCCGTCGAACACCTCACCCAGACCGCGACCTTGTCCCCCATCCTCAAACAGGCCACGCCGGTGATCGTCGATCACGCGCAGGGCTCGTGGGTGTACGGGACCGACGGCCAGTCCTACCTCGACTTCACCACCGGCATCGGGGTCACCAGCACCGGCCATTGCCACCCGCGGGTGGTCGCCGCCGCTCAGGAGCAGTGCGCCAAGGTCATTCACGCCCAGTACACGACGGTCATGCATCCGCCGTTGCTCGAACTGACGGCGAAACTCGGCGGGGTCCTCCCGCTCGGCCTCGACTCGGTGTTCTACGCGAACTCCGGGTCGGAGGCCGTCGAGGCCGCAATCCGACTGGCCCGGATGGCCACAGCGCGGCCCAACATCGTTGTGTTCCAGGGTGGTTTTCACGGACGCACCGTCGCCGCGGCCAGCCTCACCACCGCGGGCACCCGGTTCTCCGCAGGCTTCTCCCCACTGATGGGCGGGGTGCACATGGCCCCGTTTCCCTACGCCTACCGCTACGGCTGGGACACCGAGACCGCCGTCGATTTCGCCCTCACCGAACTCGACTACCTGCTCACCTCACGCGTGGCGCCCGACGACACCGCCGCCTTCCTCATCGAACCCGTCCTCGGCGACGGCGGCTATCTCCCCACTCCCCCAAGGTTTCTCGCCGGATTGCGCGAGCGCGCCGATCGCCACGGCATCCTACTGATCCTCGACGAGGTCCAGGCCGGCTTCGGTCGCACCGGACGGTTCTGGGGCCACCAGCATGCCCCGATCAGCCCCGACATCCTGATCACCGCCAAGGGACTCGCCTCCGGCTTCCCGATCTCGGCGATCGCCGCACCCACCGACCTGATGGCCAAGGCCTGGCCGGGTTCGCAGGGCGGCACCTACGGCGGCAACGCCGTCGCCGCGGCAGCCGCGGTCGCCACCCTCGAGGTGATCGCCGAGGAGAACCTCGTCGACAACGCCGCCATCCGCGGAGAGCAACTCCTCACCGGTATCCGCGAGGTGACCGCCGGACTCGACACCGTCGGCGACGTCCGCGGACTCGGCCTGATGATCGGCATCGAATTCGTCACCCGCGACGGTGACCGTCGCATACCCGACGCCGCGACCGCACTCGCGGTTCAGCGCGCCACCACCGCCCACGGGTTGCTGACCCTGACCTGCGGTCCTGCGGGCAATGTGGTGCGCCTGATCCCCGCACTCGTCGTCACCGCCGACGAGATCGCGCTCGGGATCGAACGCTTTGGCGCTGCGGTGCATTCGGTTCTCGGAGCATGATCAGCTCATGACAGGTGTGGCGCAGCGGGCGGTGGGGCCTGTTCCCGATGCCGACGACGCGGCCGGCGCGCTCCTCGACGACCTGACCGCCCACGATCTGCTCGTCGACGCCTCGACCCGCCGGCGCGCGGAATACTCCTACGACGCCTCCAACTATCGGGTACCTCCGCTGGCGGTGGTGTTCCCCCGCAATGCTGACGAGGTCGCACTCACCGCACGGCTGTGCCACCGCCACGAGGTGCCGATCATCGCCCGCGGCGGCGGAACCTCCATGGCGGGCAACGCGATCGGCGC
Encoded proteins:
- a CDS encoding GtrA family protein encodes the protein MIATLDEKYATHVRNLGQFARFGIVGASGVVVNMIVAVLMNKAHGGTANAFNVIWHIPGSAYNVRFTVLVWIVGFLVANFVNFQLNRSWTFKSSRHATWWSEFWPFLAVGSVAAIVGLFLKVGFTNPTSPLYLSSSFFHEAAGLHSREYWAQIITIVITMPINFIVNKLWTFRAVRSPAQPAPVDAGTPV
- a CDS encoding LacI family DNA-binding transcriptional regulator, encoding MSPSGGRRMKRVSLADVARAAGVGKATASRALSGRDEVGEATRARIAEIAETMGYQPHRGAQALRTGRFGVLAISVPLDDDAAGDLLRSAASAAAARGYQLLVVAAEATGPSTSALRSLSVDGILVVGTDIGGLGVPTVTMSTADGDIPTRTAEAVALLLEHVETSAAAGR
- a CDS encoding GntP family permease produces the protein MTAHGWYLLLVLVGAIACLILLINSRIKLHPFVALLVVSVAAGLLAGESPHDLAASMEDGAGSILGDVGLTLALGTMLGRLMADSGATNRIAEAIVNRSTTRTLPLMMTAAAFVIGIPMFFEVGLIILLPLVFSVAERVRAERPDVRSPYVILVIPTIAALATLHGMVPPHPGPLVAIDGLHADLGKTILIGFACAVPTVLIAGPLFARFMQSRVTVDPDPMLIEQFTGASGPAPARSLAGAGVPAGGAATTERVRTEVPIGIALSAIALPVVLMLVRTLAEIIWPGGNVFVQAATLVGTPVIAMLIGFLYALFFLGFARGRKGEELRRSGAESLKAIVGILLIIGGGGAFNGVLKGSGIGDAVAAAASHLHIGVIVLAWLLALLLSASTGSATVGIVSSTGIVAPLVASSGSWQASLVVVAIGAGSIGLNYVNHAGFWLVKESFGMTLGQATRIHTSTQTIVSVVGLAMVLILSCFT
- a CDS encoding D-2-hydroxyacid dehydrogenase → MATGDPDVRPVIALLGSPDVAPPTDLAALEAIADIRHTTADELGSALPGADVLVVWDFFSRALRDNWAHADALRWVHVCAAGVDSLLFDELTDSDVVVTNAHGVFDRPIAEFVLASILARDKLLHESMRLQSRREWRWRETRSTTGTSALVIGTGGIGREIARLLRAVGIEVTGAGRRARDHDPDFGVVLETARLAEYVGEFDTVVAIAPLTAATRTMIDAEVLAAMRDDAHLINVGRGDLVDEPALIEALQTGEIGAASLDVFVTEPLPADSPLWGMDNVAISAHLSGDVVGWRDVLSTQILDNLRRYVDAGDDDLETHLGNVVDKARGYVVRRDPATP
- a CDS encoding LLM class F420-dependent oxidoreductase — encoded protein: MTQPARIAVQVKPQHASFADLRRAAALVEELGADMLLTWDHFFPLSGDPDGRHFEAWTTLSAWAESTDRVELGVLVSSVGYRNPNLLADMARTVDHISARDGTGRLILGIGAGWFERDYTSYGFEFGTVAQRLRALDDDLPAIRERWDRLNPVPTRRIPILIGGGGEKVTLRIAAQHADIWHGFGDAETIAHKHRVLDDWCVRVGRDPGEIVRSAGVSPKPGRFPEDLDDYPASAEKLYAVGTRIFTVGLEAPTWDPGPIRDLVAWRDARNA
- a CDS encoding aspartate aminotransferase family protein; this translates as MTAVEHLTQTATLSPILKQATPVIVDHAQGSWVYGTDGQSYLDFTTGIGVTSTGHCHPRVVAAAQEQCAKVIHAQYTTVMHPPLLELTAKLGGVLPLGLDSVFYANSGSEAVEAAIRLARMATARPNIVVFQGGFHGRTVAAASLTTAGTRFSAGFSPLMGGVHMAPFPYAYRYGWDTETAVDFALTELDYLLTSRVAPDDTAAFLIEPVLGDGGYLPTPPRFLAGLRERADRHGILLILDEVQAGFGRTGRFWGHQHAPISPDILITAKGLASGFPISAIAAPTDLMAKAWPGSQGGTYGGNAVAAAAAVATLEVIAEENLVDNAAIRGEQLLTGIREVTAGLDTVGDVRGLGLMIGIEFVTRDGDRRIPDAATALAVQRATTAHGLLTLTCGPAGNVVRLIPALVVTADEIALGIERFGAAVHSVLGA
- the pyrE gene encoding orotate phosphoribosyltransferase, with protein sequence MSAPIPSVDTADREVLAELVKELSVVHGKVTLSSGKEADYYVDLRRATLHHQASPLIGTLMRQLTADWEYDAVGGLTLGADPVATSIMHAGGRAIDAFVVRKAAKTHGMQRRIEGPDISGRRVLVVEDTSTTGASPSTAVEAAREAGATVIGVATVVDRDTGADKVIEALGVPYRSLLTLADLGLA